The sequence TCTGAGGAGGTTGAGGTCGAAATTCCAGATATTTGTCTAAGATGTGTTCAGAAGGGAAGAGGACCTCGTTTCAAGAATTTCTGGTGCTTGGTCGCTTACCATATGACTCACAATGATCATCTGCAAAAGGAATCTGATGGTTGAATGAGCTCCTGAGGGACCGAATGAGAAAACGACTGATGAACACCTCTAGGAGACCGGGAAGGTGACGAAAGAGTGTAAGTCGTTAGAGCGGCTAATGTTCCTTGGAATTTGATGACACCACTTCATTGCCTTGACGGGACTATCTCCACGGGGTCCAAGGTCCATTCTCATATGCATCGACGACGAACCTGTCGCATTTCGGAGTCGGTGCCCTACAATCCCTTCCAGGCGAGCAATAATCATGATGGCTGACCCTGACCGAAGGCCCGTTACCGCTTTTGTTCTCCCTCTGCCGTGATAGCGGTTCCAGGTGGGCCCTTAGGCACATCTCCGACCGCTCCATCTCCTCGACCGTGGCCGGCTTGATGCAGTAATCAGCGGCGCCCAGTTCACGGGATTTTTGCTCGTCCTCCCTTCTCAGCGAACCGGTCATGACCACCACCGGGATCGTCGCCAGCTGCTGCGAGGACTTCATGAACGAAAGCACTTCGAAGCCATTGATCTTGGGCAGGTTGAGGTCCAGGATGACCAGTCCCGGCGTTCCGTTTCGTTTTGCCTTCAGGAAGTTGACGGCCTCCTGGCCATCCTCCGCCAAGGTGATGTTCAGGTTCAGTTTCAGGTCTTTGAGCAACTCCTTGATGATGTAAGCGTCACCCGGGTTGTCCTCGACGATCAATACTTCCAGTCTGTTGTCGCTCATGCCCTTGACTCCTTTGGTATGGTGAAATAGAAGGTGGTTCCTTGGCCAACCTGGGATTCGAACCAGATGCGGCCGCCATGCCTCTCCACGATCTTCTTCGCAATGGCCAATCCTATGCCGGTTCCTTCGTACTCGACGCGGGAGTGTAGACGCTGGAATATCACAAATATTTTGTCCTTGAACAGGGGATCGATCCCGATCCCATTGTCCTTGACGGAGAATTTCCATTCATCATCGTCGCTCTCGTACGTCACCTGAACGTTAGGCACTTCCTTTCCATGGAATTTGATGGCGTTACTGATCAGATTCTGAAATAGTATCGTCATCTGGGCGTCATCGGCCATGACCGTGGGCAGGTCGCTATTGGAGATCGTTGCCTTTTCTTCCTTGATCTGGATCGCAAGACTGTCGCATACTTTGGCAAGAACCTCGTTCATGTCAGTGAACGACATCTGCTTACCTTGGGATTCCACACGGGATATCTCCAGCAGGTCACGGACCAGGTCTCTGGCCCGCATTCCACCTTCCATGGCATAGGCCATGTATTCCTTGGCCTGCCCTTCGAGCCGATCCCCGAATTTCTTTTGAAGAAGGCTCAGATAGGCGGTGACCATGCGCAATGGCTCCTGAAGATCATGTGACGCTACATAGGCGAACTGCTGCAACTCGGTGTTCGACCTGCGCAATTTTTCCGAATGCCTCTGCAATTCTGTCAGCAGCCTATCCCTTTCCCTTTGGACCCCGACCTGTTGCGTCACGTCGATCGACAACGCCACAGACGCCACGATCGCCCCCTTTGAATCGTACACCGGTGCACTGGAACTGCTGATGAATACTTCGGACCCGTTCTTCATCTTCAGTTCTGCCAGATCGTTCTTTATGACATCCCCCATGAGCGACCGGACGAAGGGATATTCGCTCGTTTCGTATGGTCTGCCATCCAGGTGATACCGGGCCATCCTTCTGTATTCGTTGAAGCCCTGGATATCGGTCATACTGAATCCCAGTTTGTAGATATTTTGGACCTCTTCGTTGGCGAACAGGACCTTTCCGGTCTTGGCCTCGGTGACGATTATGCCGACAGGCATCTGGCCTATGATCGCCTCCAACCGCCCCTTGGTCTCCTCTAGCTCCCGTTCCTGTTTCTTCCGTAAGGTGATGTCGACGAAAGCGGAGATCGCGCCGCGGACCTTCCCCTCGGGATTCAATAGCGGAGTGGCACTTCCGAGGATGGTGAGCCTTCTGCCGCTCGGGGTCACCACCTCAAGTTCCGAGTTGATGACCGCAATGCCTTTGCCTGCAGCCTCTTGCATGGGCAGCTCCTCGGGCATAAGCTCGAGACCGTCGCGATAGAACCGACGCTTTGTGTCCTGTTCCCCGCCTGATATCGTACCGGCGGAGACGTTCTCTCCTGGACTGGACTCATAGAACCGATCGGCGGCCCGGTTCCCGGTGATGATGCGGCATTCCGGATCGTGTGCCACCCAGATGGCGGACGGGATGATGTCCATCAGCCTTTCTACTTCCTCTGCGCGCTGACGGGCTGACTCATAGTTCTCGGCCAGAGCCCTTTGTGCCCGCTTGGTCTCTGTTATATCGACGCTCGTCGTAATGACATAATCCTTTCCCAGCGGCATGATGCTCATGAGATAGTCTCGGTTGTTGGCATCGAAATGCGTTTCTTGGGTGATGGCATTCCCAGCCTCTCGCATCTTCCGGACGTTGTCGAGACTTATTCCCGCCATGTTGTGGCTAGGTGTTCCGCTGCGCTGCTTGCCTTTCAGCTGTTCGATGGTTTCGATCTTCAATGCCTCCAGGGCGGCTGGGTTTGCGTCCACAACGACCCAATCCAGCAGTTCATCATGGTCATCGAAGACCAACCGCCTGATGACCACCCCCTCCTGTAGGTTCTCGAAGAGACCGCGGTATTTCGCTTCGCTATCCCTGATCTCCTCTTCTGCGCGAAACTTGGATACCGCAACAGACAAGTAGCCCGCAAGACGCTCCCAACGAGCTATCTGGCTTACAGTGAAGAGCCCTTTCCGGTGGTCATTCAACTGGAGAAGCCCCAGTCTCGCCTTCCCCAAGAACAACGGGATCAAGGCAATTGATTCATAACCCTCACCCACGCACCGATTCCTGTGCCGGGGAGGTAGATCCTCTTCCGTCATCGTCTGACCGAGCTCTGTCGTGCTATTGGTCCAGAAGCTTCCTGACTTTGTGTAGTAAGGCTTCGAGGGGTTGAAGATCCCCCTGATAAGGGTTCCGCAGGTGCATTCCATCACCGGTTCGCCCAGCTCGTCCAACAACGGACATCCGTTTTCGTCCCGAGCGCAGAGCGAATTCTCCAATTGAAGGAAACGGTGGGGAAATCCCCTTGCTTCGTAGTAA is a genomic window of Methanomassiliicoccales archaeon containing:
- a CDS encoding response regulator, giving the protein MSDNRLEVLIVEDNPGDAYIIKELLKDLKLNLNITLAEDGQEAVNFLKAKRNGTPGLVILDLNLPKINGFEVLSFMKSSQQLATIPVVVMTGSLRREDEQKSRELGAADYCIKPATVEEMERSEMCLRAHLEPLSRQRENKSGNGPSVRVSHHDYCSPGRDCRAPTPKCDRFVVDAYENGPWTPWR
- a CDS encoding ATP-binding protein, encoding MLESKNEDSEVQRIIGSLPGAVIFLSSDEFSVKYINDAYRHFLPERFSDRDVSGTRFAEFVSGSEKNLLLDTLRKVSRNGEKVENRESHIINEDGVEFWVEWSALPFDNGTENQDVLMTVHDITERRQAVLEQETTAEFLRLVNESTGTCDLIQKATTYFQNSSGVEAVGIRIREGNDYPYYEARGFPHRFLQLENSLCARDENGCPLLDELGEPVMECTCGTLIRGIFNPSKPYYTKSGSFWTNSTTELGQTMTEEDLPPRHRNRCVGEGYESIALIPLFLGKARLGLLQLNDHRKGLFTVSQIARWERLAGYLSVAVSKFRAEEEIRDSEAKYRGLFENLQEGVVIRRLVFDDHDELLDWVVVDANPAALEALKIETIEQLKGKQRSGTPSHNMAGISLDNVRKMREAGNAITQETHFDANNRDYLMSIMPLGKDYVITTSVDITETKRAQRALAENYESARQRAEEVERLMDIIPSAIWVAHDPECRIITGNRAADRFYESSPGENVSAGTISGGEQDTKRRFYRDGLELMPEELPMQEAAGKGIAVINSELEVVTPSGRRLTILGSATPLLNPEGKVRGAISAFVDITLRKKQERELEETKGRLEAIIGQMPVGIIVTEAKTGKVLFANEEVQNIYKLGFSMTDIQGFNEYRRMARYHLDGRPYETSEYPFVRSLMGDVIKNDLAELKMKNGSEVFISSSSAPVYDSKGAIVASVALSIDVTQQVGVQRERDRLLTELQRHSEKLRRSNTELQQFAYVASHDLQEPLRMVTAYLSLLQKKFGDRLEGQAKEYMAYAMEGGMRARDLVRDLLEISRVESQGKQMSFTDMNEVLAKVCDSLAIQIKEEKATISNSDLPTVMADDAQMTILFQNLISNAIKFHGKEVPNVQVTYESDDDEWKFSVKDNGIGIDPLFKDKIFVIFQRLHSRVEYEGTGIGLAIAKKIVERHGGRIWFESQVGQGTTFYFTIPKESRA